The following proteins come from a genomic window of Chryseobacterium glaciei:
- a CDS encoding valine--tRNA ligase has translation MQISEKYNPQETEQKWYNYWLENKYFHSEPNEKPPYTIVIPPPNVTGILHMGHMLNNTIQDVLVRRARMQGFNACWVPGTDHASIATEAKVVAKLKSEGINKADITREEFLKHAWEWTDKYGGTILEQLKKLGCSCDWDRTRFTMEESLSQQVIKSFVDVYNKGLIYRGYRMVNWDPEAKTNISDEEVIFKEQNGKLYFLKYKIEGTEEFLSVATTRPETIFGDTAVCINPNDERYAHLKGKNVIVPIVNRVVPIIEDDYVDIEFGTGALKITPAHDINDYEIGKKHNLQMIDSLDDDGNLNDHGLHYSGKNRFDVRKQIAKELEEKDLLLKAEDYVNKVGTSERTGAVIEPKVSVQWFLKMTDIAKPALDVVMDDEVKFYPEKFKNTYKHWMENIRDWNISRQLWWGQQIPAFYYGDGENDFVVAENIEDALELAKQKTSNDQLTTSDLKQDEDALDTWFSSWLWPMSVFDGLNDPENKDINYYYPTSDLVTGPDIIFFWVARMIMAGLEYRKEVPFKNVYFTGIVRDKQRRKMSKSLGNSPDPLELMDKYGADGVRVGILLSSAAGNDLLFDEDLMLQGRNFMTKIWSAFRLINMWNHEDKPANVADKQAIEWFENKLNKTIVEIDQQFEKFRISDALHLIYKLIWDDFCGWYLEAIKPNYGEGISKEVYNKTVALFEELMKLVHPFMPFQSEEIWQLISDRNIEEALIISQQKKSETFNEDIIKNFETAEEIISGVRNYRQTKGISPKEAVEVYTSASEFENEAVIRKLANVSDIHFGEKTDKPSFTFLIGSTEVSIPLSDNLDLGEEKIKTEEEIKYLKGFLISVDKKLSNEKFVANAKQEVVDGERKKQKDAQDKIAILEEKLKSL, from the coding sequence ATGCAGATTTCAGAAAAGTATAATCCACAGGAAACAGAACAAAAATGGTACAACTACTGGTTGGAAAACAAGTACTTCCATTCAGAGCCTAATGAGAAACCACCATATACTATTGTAATTCCTCCGCCAAACGTTACGGGGATCTTACACATGGGGCATATGTTGAATAATACCATTCAGGATGTTCTGGTTCGTCGTGCAAGGATGCAGGGATTTAATGCTTGCTGGGTTCCGGGAACAGATCACGCTTCAATTGCTACGGAAGCGAAGGTTGTTGCCAAACTGAAATCAGAAGGAATTAATAAAGCAGATATTACCCGTGAAGAGTTTTTAAAACACGCTTGGGAATGGACGGATAAATACGGAGGAACCATCCTTGAGCAGTTGAAAAAACTAGGTTGTTCATGCGATTGGGACAGAACCCGTTTCACAATGGAAGAGTCACTTTCTCAGCAGGTGATCAAATCTTTTGTTGATGTATATAATAAAGGACTTATTTATAGAGGATACAGAATGGTAAACTGGGATCCGGAAGCGAAAACTAATATTTCTGATGAAGAAGTTATCTTTAAAGAACAAAACGGAAAATTATATTTCCTAAAATATAAAATCGAAGGTACAGAAGAATTCCTTTCGGTTGCTACAACGCGTCCTGAAACGATTTTCGGAGATACTGCGGTTTGTATCAATCCTAATGATGAGAGATATGCTCACTTAAAAGGTAAAAATGTAATTGTACCGATCGTAAACAGAGTTGTACCGATTATTGAAGACGATTATGTTGATATTGAATTCGGAACTGGTGCATTGAAAATTACACCTGCTCACGACATCAATGACTACGAGATCGGAAAGAAACACAATCTTCAAATGATTGATTCTTTGGATGATGACGGAAACTTAAATGATCACGGTTTACATTATTCAGGAAAAAATAGATTTGATGTAAGAAAACAAATCGCAAAAGAATTAGAAGAAAAAGATCTTTTGTTGAAAGCAGAAGATTACGTAAATAAAGTAGGAACTTCAGAAAGAACAGGCGCCGTTATTGAACCTAAAGTTTCTGTTCAATGGTTCTTAAAAATGACTGATATTGCTAAGCCGGCTTTGGATGTAGTAATGGATGATGAGGTTAAATTTTATCCTGAAAAGTTTAAAAATACCTACAAACACTGGATGGAAAACATCCGCGACTGGAATATTTCTCGTCAATTATGGTGGGGGCAGCAAATTCCTGCATTCTATTATGGAGACGGGGAAAATGATTTTGTAGTTGCAGAAAACATCGAAGATGCATTAGAACTAGCAAAACAAAAAACTAGCAACGATCAACTAACAACAAGTGACCTAAAGCAAGACGAAGACGCTCTTGATACATGGTTCTCATCTTGGTTGTGGCCAATGTCTGTTTTCGATGGTCTGAACGATCCTGAAAATAAGGATATCAATTATTATTATCCGACTTCTGACTTGGTAACAGGTCCGGATATTATTTTCTTCTGGGTTGCAAGAATGATTATGGCTGGATTGGAATACAGAAAAGAAGTTCCGTTCAAAAATGTTTATTTCACAGGGATTGTAAGAGATAAGCAGAGAAGAAAGATGTCAAAATCTTTAGGAAATTCACCAGATCCTTTAGAATTGATGGATAAATATGGCGCTGATGGTGTTCGTGTTGGTATTTTATTAAGTTCTGCGGCAGGAAATGATCTTCTTTTTGATGAAGATTTAATGCTTCAGGGAAGAAATTTCATGACTAAAATTTGGAGTGCTTTCCGTTTGATCAACATGTGGAATCATGAAGATAAACCTGCAAATGTTGCCGACAAACAAGCTATCGAATGGTTTGAAAATAAATTAAACAAAACGATTGTAGAAATCGATCAGCAATTCGAGAAATTCAGAATTTCTGATGCATTGCATTTGATTTATAAATTAATTTGGGATGATTTTTGTGGTTGGTACTTAGAAGCGATCAAGCCAAATTATGGTGAAGGAATTTCTAAAGAAGTTTATAATAAAACAGTTGCACTTTTTGAGGAATTAATGAAATTGGTTCATCCGTTCATGCCTTTCCAATCAGAAGAAATCTGGCAATTGATCTCCGACAGAAATATTGAAGAAGCATTAATCATTTCTCAGCAAAAAAAGTCAGAGACGTTTAATGAAGATATTATTAAAAACTTTGAAACTGCAGAAGAAATTATCTCTGGGGTAAGAAATTACCGTCAGACAAAAGGTATTTCGCCAAAAGAAGCGGTTGAGGTTTATACAAGTGCGAGCGAATTTGAAAATGAAGCCGTTATAAGAAAATTAGCCAACGTTTCTGATATTCATTTCGGTGAAAAAACGGATAAACCAAGCTTTACTTTCCTGATTGGATCAACGGAAGTTTCAATTCCTTTAAGTGATAACTTAGATTTAGGAGAAGAAAAAATCAAGACAGAAGAAGAGATAAAATATTTAAAAGGATTCTTAATTTCTGTTGATAAAAAGCTTTCTAATGAAAAATTCGTTGCCAATGCAAAACAAGAAGTGGTAGACGGTGAACGTAAGAAACAAAAAGATGCGCAGGATAAAATTGCAATTCTGGAAGAGAAACTGAAAAGTTTGTAA
- a CDS encoding DUF4241 domain-containing protein, producing MTHIENIKKLFSKDFVESPLLESFEVGKIYLSSGKLVACDPLITNDMQPFSIEFPKGDFSVLLHKERESNCVAYAEIIFANAEVTDWKLATTADQNVKDLAEGEVFGYPAESGMGCFMDVDTQKSLDKLEKKLYHSKGADFMGIYEEFFHDYFFDENGAIDQYAFLKPSEDHPGTIFSFETGYGEGFYASYIGYDKNNNPVKIITEFIEIS from the coding sequence ATGACACACATAGAAAACATAAAAAAGCTATTCTCAAAAGACTTCGTAGAAAGTCCGTTATTGGAGAGCTTTGAAGTTGGAAAAATTTATCTTTCCAGCGGGAAATTGGTTGCTTGTGATCCTTTGATTACTAATGATATGCAGCCTTTTTCTATAGAATTTCCAAAAGGAGATTTTTCTGTTTTATTGCATAAAGAAAGAGAGAGTAATTGTGTTGCGTATGCCGAAATTATTTTCGCTAATGCTGAAGTCACCGACTGGAAATTGGCCACGACAGCCGATCAAAATGTAAAAGATCTTGCAGAAGGCGAGGTTTTTGGGTATCCTGCTGAAAGCGGCATGGGCTGTTTTATGGATGTAGATACTCAGAAAAGTCTGGATAAGCTGGAAAAAAAATTATACCATAGCAAAGGAGCAGATTTCATGGGAATTTATGAAGAATTTTTCCATGATTATTTCTTTGATGAAAATGGTGCAATCGATCAATATGCATTTTTAAAACCGTCAGAAGATCATCCTGGAACCATTTTCAGTTTTGAAACAGGTTATGGTGAAGGTTTTTATGCAAGCTATATTGGTTATGATAAGAATAATAATCCTGTAAAGATCATTACAGAATTTATAGAAATTAGTTAA
- a CDS encoding ribokinase, producing the protein MNFSSEQPKIIVVGSSSIDLILETEKIPTPNETVLATNSDSYFGGKGANQAVGAARLGASVYFVGCVGMDPLGQQIMRNLVGEGVNVGFVYETDRESTGTAYVTTSGGDAAIVVVPAANKCLSIEHIEAADKYFHTVDLMLVQLEVSLEVVEYSIRKAKKYGKKVGLYASPAMRLSDELLENVDFIVSKSSELHIVFGEDQREDILKKYSNKVFVRDDTNSTVYFDGTEMKYFRNDKDETVYKMGMGDAFTSGFAIALCHGNSIEECVKFGNEVSSRVSGTKGSQSALPRVSDFFS; encoded by the coding sequence ATGAATTTTTCCTCAGAACAACCCAAAATTATAGTGGTCGGCAGTTCTTCCATAGATCTGATTTTAGAAACCGAAAAGATTCCTACTCCAAATGAAACTGTTTTAGCCACTAATTCAGACAGTTATTTCGGAGGTAAAGGGGCGAATCAGGCAGTTGGTGCTGCGAGATTGGGGGCAAGTGTTTATTTTGTAGGCTGTGTCGGGATGGATCCTCTTGGTCAGCAAATTATGAGAAATCTTGTAGGTGAGGGCGTAAACGTGGGATTTGTTTATGAAACGGACAGAGAATCTACGGGAACTGCTTATGTAACAACTTCCGGTGGAGACGCGGCTATCGTTGTAGTTCCCGCAGCCAATAAATGTTTGAGTATAGAACATATTGAGGCTGCAGATAAATATTTTCACACCGTTGATTTGATGCTTGTTCAACTTGAAGTTTCTCTTGAAGTGGTAGAATATTCGATCAGAAAAGCTAAGAAATATGGTAAAAAAGTCGGTTTATATGCTTCTCCTGCCATGAGATTAAGTGATGAACTTCTGGAAAATGTAGATTTTATCGTTTCTAAAAGCAGCGAATTACATATTGTCTTTGGCGAAGATCAGCGAGAAGATATTCTTAAAAAATATTCCAACAAAGTTTTTGTTAGGGATGATACCAATTCTACCGTTTATTTTGATGGAACAGAAATGAAATATTTCAGAAATGATAAAGACGAAACGGTCTATAAAATGGGAATGGGAGACGCTTTTACATCAGGATTTGCGATTGCCCTGTGCCACGGAAATTCTATTGAAGAATGCGTGAAATTTGGTAATGAAGTTTCTTCAAGAGTTTCAGGAACAAAAGGTTCGCAGAGTGCATTGCCAAGAGTTTCAGATTTCTTTTCTTAA
- a CDS encoding alpha/beta fold hydrolase — MEKLILNTHDNTALTAHLFLPEKSNNKFLLINSATGVKQQIYFSFAQFFAEKGFTVITYDYRGIGLSKPENMKGFKASMRIWGSEDYKTLTEYIKNGFPDYEKYCLGHSVGALILGMNQDSEMFKEFIFVGTQNAFVGHLKFKTKIEAYVGFGIIQPVTTTLLGYFPANWFGLGESLPKNCAYDWRILILNKKSTNGLLEKIDDFSKNLTQKVFVIRAEDDAWLTEKGVKSLLNDTYPNLKPTYRLVKVSESDKGEIGHINFFRSFNKKLWDIILNELIEK; from the coding sequence ATGGAGAAGTTAATTCTTAACACTCACGACAATACAGCTCTCACAGCACATCTTTTTTTGCCTGAAAAGAGTAATAATAAATTCCTGCTCATCAATTCGGCAACGGGAGTTAAACAGCAGATTTATTTTTCTTTTGCTCAGTTTTTTGCTGAAAAAGGATTTACGGTGATTACGTATGATTATCGCGGAATCGGACTTTCAAAACCTGAAAATATGAAAGGTTTTAAAGCTTCCATGAGAATTTGGGGTTCAGAAGATTATAAAACATTGACGGAATACATCAAAAACGGATTTCCAGACTACGAAAAATATTGTCTGGGACATTCGGTTGGTGCATTGATTTTAGGAATGAATCAGGATTCTGAAATGTTTAAAGAATTTATTTTTGTGGGGACGCAAAATGCTTTTGTCGGACATTTAAAATTCAAAACAAAAATTGAAGCTTACGTCGGTTTCGGAATTATCCAACCTGTAACTACCACTTTATTAGGTTATTTCCCCGCAAATTGGTTTGGTTTGGGAGAAAGTCTTCCAAAAAATTGCGCTTATGACTGGAGAATCTTAATTTTGAACAAGAAATCAACCAACGGTTTATTAGAGAAAATTGATGATTTTTCTAAAAATTTAACGCAAAAAGTATTCGTTATTCGGGCTGAAGATGATGCCTGGTTAACGGAAAAAGGAGTGAAAAGTCTTTTGAATGATACTTATCCTAACCTAAAACCAACTTACAGATTAGTTAAGGTTTCCGAATCAGACAAAGGGGAAATTGGGCACATTAATTTTTTTAGAAGCTTTAATAAAAAACTTTGGGACATTATTTTAAATGAATTAATTGAGAAATGA
- a CDS encoding HD domain-containing protein — translation MKDIINNTVEFVKQKLEGAEAGHDWFHIERVWKLSKKIAQEEDCNQDVVELSALLHDIADPKFHNGDETLALKVSREFLEGENTPENIIEQVLFVIKNISFKNRGEAPKDLPIELKIVQDADRIDAIGAIGVGRTFNFGGFKNNLMYHPDIKPQLNMSKDEYKKSNGTTINHFYEKLLLLKDLMNTEKGKEIAQERHDFMLKFLDQFYKEWNVE, via the coding sequence ATGAAAGATATAATAAATAACACGGTAGAATTTGTAAAGCAAAAACTGGAAGGTGCAGAAGCTGGTCACGATTGGTTTCATATCGAAAGAGTATGGAAACTTTCAAAGAAAATAGCTCAGGAAGAGGATTGTAATCAAGATGTTGTGGAACTTTCTGCGTTGCTGCATGATATTGCAGATCCTAAATTTCATAATGGTGATGAAACTTTAGCTTTAAAGGTTTCCCGCGAATTTTTGGAAGGTGAAAATACACCTGAAAATATCATTGAGCAGGTTTTATTTGTTATCAAAAATATTTCATTCAAGAATAGAGGTGAAGCTCCCAAAGATCTTCCTATTGAGCTTAAAATCGTTCAGGATGCAGATCGTATTGATGCTATTGGTGCGATCGGAGTTGGCAGAACGTTCAATTTTGGTGGGTTTAAAAATAATCTGATGTATCATCCTGATATTAAGCCACAACTGAATATGTCTAAAGACGAATACAAAAAATCTAACGGCACAACGATCAATCATTTTTATGAAAAACTGTTGCTTTTGAAAGATTTAATGAATACTGAAAAAGGAAAAGAGATTGCGCAGGAAAGACATGATTTTATGTTAAAATTTCTAGATCAGTTCTATAAGGAGTGGAATGTAGAGTAG
- a CDS encoding DUF72 domain-containing protein has protein sequence MKFGQVEDPSKIDFTLPKDHSRTKEILSQNKKGLENISIGCAKWNKTDLKGFYPKGTKDELTYYSTQFNSIELNATFYGMPTPEQVLIWKEKTPENFKFFPKITNTVSHFRRLIEVTDPVTNFATSVMNFNEKLGMVFLQLHDNFKPKDYDRLEKFVKEWPKEVPLAIELRNTEWFTDEDIFNTTCELFEANNITNIIVDTAGRRDMLHMRLTTPNAFIRYVGANAESDYERLDDWMKHLTKWKKEGLQNLYFFVHQNIEKASPLLSAYFINKMNEEWKTDLLLPKMATENTPTLF, from the coding sequence ATGAAATTCGGGCAAGTAGAAGATCCTTCCAAAATAGATTTTACGTTACCAAAAGATCATTCCAGAACAAAGGAAATTTTAAGTCAAAATAAAAAAGGCTTAGAAAATATTTCTATCGGATGTGCAAAATGGAATAAAACAGATCTTAAAGGATTTTATCCTAAAGGAACAAAAGATGAATTAACATATTATTCAACACAGTTCAATTCCATTGAATTAAATGCGACATTTTACGGAATGCCAACTCCGGAACAAGTTCTTATCTGGAAAGAAAAAACTCCGGAAAACTTTAAATTTTTCCCAAAGATTACGAATACAGTCTCTCATTTCAGAAGATTAATCGAAGTTACAGATCCTGTGACTAATTTTGCGACTTCAGTGATGAACTTTAATGAAAAATTAGGAATGGTTTTTCTACAGCTTCATGATAATTTTAAGCCAAAAGATTATGACAGGTTAGAAAAATTCGTGAAAGAATGGCCAAAAGAGGTTCCTCTCGCCATTGAACTAAGAAATACGGAATGGTTTACCGACGAAGATATTTTTAACACAACCTGCGAGCTTTTTGAGGCTAATAATATCACGAACATCATTGTAGACACAGCTGGAAGAAGAGACATGCTTCACATGCGTCTCACCACTCCAAACGCATTCATCCGATACGTGGGTGCCAATGCCGAAAGTGATTACGAAAGACTTGACGATTGGATGAAACATTTAACAAAATGGAAAAAAGAAGGTCTTCAAAATCTATACTTTTTTGTGCATCAGAATATTGAAAAAGCTTCCCCATTACTATCCGCTTATTTTATCAATAAAATGAATGAAGAATGGAAAACTGATCTTCTGCTCCCCAAAATGGCAACAGAAAACACGCCAACCTTATTTTAA
- a CDS encoding TonB-dependent receptor: MKKKIICAFALLSFGFAFSQETSSKIFGRLKGITSEVTVKVVHVPTNSTFETKSNSKGQFSLDNLQPGGPYTIEVSDGSQIIYSNTNIQLSLGNNDLPVVEVNNREKVIDEVKLTSKRTIVKNGVGISQAQIAGLPNINRGIQDVTKLVPQSANNSFNGTNFRYNNVTIDGSINNDAIGFSPSLGGQTGTSGMPGSSTRSNSISLDAIQDVQVYIAPYDVKLGNFLGGSINAVTRSGSNDITGSLYAYGRNASITGNNRIGDNSKMPSSFEDFIYGGRVGLPVVKDKVFLFSNIEYTKRTDPVFYNANDPNALVNDAVAQQISDFVRNKYNFNVGSFDQYNNFSESSKLFNKLDWKINDKHTLSIKNNTVFSQASNLERDGANFRFSSMDYIQKNTSSSTTLELKSRFNDKWSNNLILGYSSIHDYRDPTSSNAMFPQVEIAYNGGTILLGNDREATVFNMKQKTFEITDNLTYKTGVHTFLLGTHNELYNIDYGFVNALNGRISYKSLNDFYNANPSRIRGTYPFNGDSRETIFNNPYASYKVNLLSLYFQDEINLGRVRLSPGVRVDYTDLPNKPNLSPKVNNSPQDPNYGNTYTYTPLSQLTNNYLNKPTFSPRVGFTWDVTEDRSVVLRGGSGIFVGRIPFAWLGYAYYNDGVGFGSYDYNAPTSAQLAANGDPLVSGNFPKWQNSSKVQVDLIDNNFKMPRVWRSSLAVDYTVSGYKLTLEGIYTKVLYDLQFQQVNKTDNVTYYSYDTNHEMPIYTTNINSNFSNAYLLSNTKEGYRYNLTAQLSKSYNFGFNFFVAYTYGDAKDITNGIRNSMESNWQMNQSLTPNNPQLTTSNFAIKNRVVANLGYSVNVSPSNRLSANVYFNAQSGNPFSWGFVNSTIANTGQAAGLSYIFKDATEASKYIVAIKDAAGNVLVSAQQQIADYEKFVNDNKYLSSRRGKFTERNGDVTPWNIQADFKIMDEIRLSPKSKNNIQISLSIINLTNLLNKNWGKVYFVPNTFNSTASVGLTKVGNVAAGQPSAGDPTYNFTTPGLPYTIDQFASRFQAQLGVRYNF, from the coding sequence ATGAAGAAAAAAATAATCTGTGCTTTTGCTTTATTGTCCTTTGGGTTTGCATTTTCACAGGAGACCAGCTCTAAAATTTTTGGACGGTTAAAAGGAATCACTTCCGAAGTCACTGTAAAAGTAGTCCACGTACCTACAAACAGTACTTTTGAGACAAAAAGTAACAGTAAGGGACAGTTCAGCTTAGATAATTTGCAACCGGGAGGTCCTTATACAATAGAGGTTTCTGACGGTTCGCAGATCATTTATTCTAACACCAATATACAGCTTTCCTTGGGTAATAATGATTTACCGGTAGTGGAAGTTAACAACAGAGAAAAGGTAATTGATGAGGTAAAGCTTACTTCAAAAAGAACCATTGTAAAAAACGGAGTAGGTATCAGCCAGGCACAAATAGCAGGACTTCCTAATATCAATAGAGGAATTCAGGATGTTACAAAACTGGTTCCACAGAGTGCAAATAACTCTTTCAACGGAACAAACTTTCGTTATAATAACGTTACGATTGACGGATCTATTAATAATGATGCGATCGGTTTTAGTCCGTCTTTAGGAGGACAAACGGGAACATCAGGAATGCCTGGAAGCAGTACGCGTTCAAATTCCATCAGCTTAGATGCCATTCAGGATGTACAAGTTTACATTGCTCCTTATGATGTAAAGCTGGGGAATTTCTTAGGAGGAAGTATTAATGCTGTAACACGAAGCGGAAGCAATGATATCACCGGATCTTTATATGCGTATGGGAGAAATGCTTCTATTACAGGAAACAACAGAATTGGTGATAATTCAAAAATGCCAAGTTCTTTTGAAGATTTTATTTATGGAGGAAGAGTAGGATTGCCTGTTGTAAAAGACAAGGTATTTTTGTTCTCGAATATAGAATATACGAAAAGAACAGATCCTGTTTTCTATAATGCGAATGATCCCAATGCCTTGGTAAATGATGCTGTTGCTCAGCAGATTTCTGATTTTGTTCGTAATAAATATAATTTTAATGTAGGAAGCTTCGATCAATATAATAATTTCTCGGAAAGTTCTAAACTTTTCAATAAATTAGATTGGAAAATCAATGATAAGCATACATTATCAATTAAAAACAATACGGTATTCTCACAAGCTTCAAATCTTGAAAGAGATGGTGCCAATTTCAGATTCTCTAGCATGGATTATATCCAGAAGAATACGTCTTCTTCTACCACGTTGGAATTGAAAAGCCGTTTTAATGATAAATGGAGCAACAATTTAATATTAGGATATTCTTCTATTCATGATTACAGAGATCCTACTTCTTCCAACGCTATGTTCCCACAAGTGGAAATCGCTTATAACGGTGGAACGATTTTATTAGGGAACGATAGAGAAGCTACTGTTTTTAACATGAAGCAGAAGACTTTTGAAATCACCGATAACCTGACCTATAAAACAGGAGTTCATACGTTCTTATTAGGAACTCATAATGAATTGTATAATATAGATTATGGTTTTGTAAATGCCTTAAACGGAAGAATTTCTTATAAAAGTTTAAATGATTTTTATAATGCTAACCCATCAAGAATAAGAGGTACCTATCCGTTCAACGGAGACAGCAGAGAAACAATTTTTAATAATCCTTATGCTTCTTATAAAGTTAATCTTCTATCCTTATATTTTCAAGATGAGATCAATTTAGGGAGAGTGAGACTTTCGCCGGGAGTAAGAGTAGATTATACAGATTTGCCTAATAAACCTAATTTAAGTCCAAAGGTTAACAACTCTCCTCAAGATCCTAATTATGGAAATACCTATACTTATACACCACTAAGCCAATTGACAAATAACTATCTTAATAAACCTACTTTCTCTCCAAGAGTTGGATTTACATGGGATGTTACGGAAGACAGATCCGTAGTATTGAGAGGAGGTTCTGGTATTTTTGTAGGAAGAATTCCTTTTGCTTGGCTAGGATATGCTTATTATAATGATGGTGTAGGTTTTGGAAGTTATGATTATAATGCTCCAACGTCGGCACAACTTGCGGCTAATGGAGATCCTTTGGTAAGCGGAAATTTCCCGAAATGGCAAAATTCTTCTAAAGTTCAGGTAGATCTTATTGATAATAATTTTAAAATGCCAAGAGTATGGAGAAGTTCATTAGCTGTTGATTATACTGTTTCTGGATATAAATTGACATTAGAAGGTATCTATACAAAAGTATTATACGATCTACAGTTCCAGCAAGTGAACAAAACAGATAATGTGACGTATTACAGCTATGATACAAATCATGAAATGCCGATTTACACGACTAATATCAACAGTAATTTTTCTAACGCTTATCTTTTATCTAATACCAAAGAAGGATACCGATATAATTTGACGGCACAGCTTTCTAAATCATATAATTTCGGATTTAATTTCTTCGTTGCATATACCTATGGTGATGCAAAAGATATTACCAACGGAATCAGAAACTCTATGGAAAGTAACTGGCAAATGAACCAGTCTTTGACACCGAATAATCCACAGCTTACGACTTCTAACTTTGCCATTAAAAACAGAGTAGTGGCTAACCTTGGTTATTCAGTGAATGTTTCGCCATCAAACAGATTATCTGCTAACGTATATTTCAATGCTCAGTCTGGAAATCCTTTCTCTTGGGGATTTGTAAACAGTACGATTGCTAATACAGGACAGGCTGCAGGGCTTTCTTACATCTTCAAAGATGCTACTGAAGCTAGCAAATATATTGTTGCGATAAAAGATGCTGCCGGAAATGTTCTGGTTTCTGCGCAACAGCAAATTGCAGATTATGAAAAATTTGTTAATGATAATAAATACTTGAGCTCTCGAAGAGGAAAGTTTACAGAAAGAAACGGCGACGTTACTCCATGGAATATCCAAGCCGATTTCAAAATTATGGATGAAATAAGATTGAGCCCGAAATCTAAAAATAACATACAGATTTCATTAAGCATCATCAATCTTACCAACTTGTTGAATAAAAACTGGGGTAAAGTATATTTTGTACCTAATACCTTTAACTCAACAGCCAGCGTAGGATTAACAAAAGTAGGAAATGTAGCTGCTGGACAACCTTCGGCTGGTGATCCAACCTATAACTTTACAACTCCGGGGCTGCCTTATACCATTGATCAGTTTGCATCAAGATTCCAGGCACAGTTAGGAGTGAGATATAACTTTTAA